The proteins below are encoded in one region of Paenibacillus sp.:
- a CDS encoding efflux RND transporter periplasmic adaptor subunit produces MVKLLKKTRWFRASAICVIFASALPGCSLLPVEEQELQPPLVKPVQQNIATAEVKRGSIMKQIVGDATFQSDRMEYLYFTESGGTFSGMQVQLGDEVKAGDVLASVETNDLEAEIELRTIDMEKIKISLAQEKADKGPDDPSVRLKMLDLKSAEIRLNVLKEQLRKSRLTATMDGIVTYLDGVKPGDKVSAFKELITISDPSSLKLVYTAGNRADLAGVAVQMEVDVEINGQTYKGKVVQTPLTAPASDDQDIEERNSRSIVIDVPDAPKDAGIGTHAKITIVTERRDDVLIIPRSALQTYLNRDFVQVLEGESRKEVDVEKGIVTSTEVEIRQGLQEGQKVILNY; encoded by the coding sequence ATGGTGAAATTGTTAAAGAAGACTAGATGGTTCCGTGCGTCGGCGATCTGCGTCATCTTCGCCTCCGCGCTGCCCGGTTGTTCCCTTCTGCCTGTCGAGGAGCAGGAACTGCAGCCGCCGCTGGTCAAGCCGGTGCAGCAAAACATCGCCACCGCCGAAGTGAAGCGCGGCTCGATCATGAAACAAATCGTCGGCGACGCGACCTTCCAATCCGACCGGATGGAATATTTGTATTTCACGGAATCCGGAGGAACGTTCTCCGGCATGCAGGTGCAACTAGGCGACGAAGTGAAAGCCGGCGACGTGCTGGCCTCCGTCGAGACGAACGATCTGGAAGCGGAAATCGAGCTGAGAACGATCGATATGGAAAAAATCAAAATTTCGCTGGCGCAGGAAAAGGCGGACAAAGGACCGGACGATCCGTCGGTCCGTTTGAAAATGCTCGATCTGAAAAGCGCGGAAATTCGATTGAACGTCCTAAAGGAGCAGCTTCGAAAATCGAGGCTGACGGCGACGATGGACGGCATCGTGACTTACCTCGACGGCGTGAAACCCGGAGACAAAGTGTCGGCGTTCAAAGAGTTGATCACGATCTCCGACCCGTCTTCGCTGAAGCTCGTGTATACGGCCGGCAACCGCGCCGACCTGGCGGGCGTGGCCGTCCAAATGGAGGTCGACGTGGAGATTAACGGCCAAACGTACAAGGGGAAGGTCGTGCAAACGCCGCTGACGGCGCCCGCAAGCGACGATCAGGACATCGAAGAACGCAATTCCCGATCGATCGTCATCGACGTGCCGGACGCGCCGAAAGACGCCGGGATCGGGACGCATGCGAAAATCACGATCGTGACGGAACGAAGGGACGACGTTCTGATCATCCCGCGCTCCGCGCTGCAAACGTATTTGAACCGCGATTTCGTGCAGGTGCTCGAGGGCGAAAGCCGCAAAGAAGTAGATGTGGAGAAAGGGATCGTCACCTCGACGGAGGTCGAAATCCGGCAAGGGCTGCAAGAAGGGCAAAAGGTGATTTTGAACTATTAG
- a CDS encoding ABC transporter ATP-binding protein, with protein sequence MIHCEGLVKVYKIADLEVLALQGLDLHVEAGELMAIIGNSGSGKSTLLNMLGGLDRPTAGHLTVDGKDLLKMTESDLVKYKRETVGFIWQNSARNLIPYLTAQENVELPIMLRGRRKRQRALELLDAVGLLHRRKNRLNQLSGGEQQRVAIAIALANQPKLLLADEPTGSVDTKMANQILELFRELTRNFGLTVVVVTHDPQLAKKVDRVVAIRDGKASSEIVRRTSYAQELMELEMGMRKQEEEAFIEYAVMDKAGRLQIPKTYLDEVGAGDASRMQVSLVDGKIVLTPPKSF encoded by the coding sequence TTGATCCACTGCGAAGGTCTCGTCAAAGTGTATAAGATCGCCGATCTGGAGGTGCTCGCTCTTCAGGGACTAGATCTGCACGTGGAAGCCGGGGAGCTGATGGCGATCATCGGCAACAGCGGCAGCGGCAAATCGACGCTGCTGAATATGCTCGGCGGCCTCGACCGGCCGACCGCCGGGCATTTGACCGTCGACGGGAAAGATTTGCTGAAGATGACGGAAAGCGACCTGGTGAAATACAAGCGGGAAACCGTCGGCTTTATTTGGCAAAACAGCGCTCGCAATTTGATTCCGTATTTGACCGCTCAGGAAAACGTCGAGCTGCCGATCATGCTTCGGGGGCGGCGCAAGCGGCAGCGCGCGCTCGAATTGCTGGATGCGGTCGGATTGCTGCATCGTCGGAAAAACCGATTGAACCAATTGTCCGGAGGGGAGCAGCAGCGGGTCGCCATCGCCATCGCGCTGGCCAACCAGCCGAAGCTGCTGCTGGCCGACGAGCCTACCGGTTCGGTGGACACGAAAATGGCGAATCAGATTCTCGAGCTGTTTCGGGAGTTAACCCGAAATTTCGGCTTGACGGTCGTCGTCGTCACGCATGATCCTCAATTGGCAAAAAAGGTGGACCGCGTCGTGGCGATTCGGGACGGCAAGGCATCTTCGGAAATCGTCCGCCGCACTTCGTACGCCCAGGAGCTGATGGAGCTGGAGATGGGCATGCGGAAACAAGAGGAAGAGGCTTTTATCGAGTACGCGGTGATGGACAAAGCGGGCCGGCTGCAAATCCCCAAAACGTACCTCGACGAGGTCGGAGCGGGGGACGCAAGCCGCATGCAAGTATCGTTGGTGGACGGCAAAATCGTGCTGACGCCGCCGAAATCATTTTAA
- a CDS encoding ABC transporter ATP-binding protein, with translation MSAAEQPQYAEPLLRAEGVTRVYGRGAEAVHALKGVHLTIPPRKLVALRGRSGSGKTTLINILGALDRPTEGAVYFKGMEIGGLPEKSRNELRRKEIGLIFQSFGLVSLMSAYENVEFGLRVAGVPASRCPAYAHAALEAVGLKGRMHHRPFEMSGGEQQRVAIARAIAHKPSIILADEPTAELDSKTGLHVMKVFRDLVQQEGITIILTSHDPAIKEIVDHVYTLEDGEIVKED, from the coding sequence ATGAGCGCAGCGGAACAACCGCAATATGCAGAACCTCTGTTGCGGGCGGAAGGGGTTACCCGAGTGTACGGACGCGGCGCGGAAGCGGTGCATGCGCTGAAAGGGGTTCACTTGACGATTCCGCCCAGAAAGCTGGTCGCGCTTCGAGGGCGTTCCGGCTCGGGCAAAACGACGTTGATCAATATCCTGGGGGCGCTGGACCGGCCGACGGAAGGAGCCGTCTACTTCAAGGGGATGGAAATCGGCGGATTGCCGGAAAAAAGCCGCAACGAGCTGCGCCGCAAAGAGATCGGCTTGATCTTTCAATCGTTCGGGCTCGTGTCGTTGATGTCCGCTTACGAAAACGTGGAGTTCGGGTTGCGGGTCGCGGGAGTGCCCGCTTCGCGATGCCCGGCGTATGCGCATGCGGCGTTGGAGGCGGTCGGCTTGAAGGGACGGATGCACCATAGACCGTTCGAGATGTCCGGAGGCGAGCAGCAAAGAGTCGCCATCGCGAGAGCGATCGCCCACAAGCCGTCGATCATCTTGGCGGACGAACCGACGGCCGAGCTCGACAGCAAAACAGGGCTTCACGTAATGAAGGTGTTCAGGGACCTCGTCCAACAGGAGGGAATTACCATTATATTGACTTCGCACGATCCCGCGATCAAGGAGATCGTCGATCACGTCTACACACTGGAGGATGGTGAAATTGTTAAAGAAGACTAG
- a CDS encoding DUF5060 domain-containing protein produces MCAERIDGETERWGIFELRLSGPDEGNPFQDVQVSARFQYKNVEIETDGFYDGDGTYKIRFMPDRIGEWRYETRSNRSELDGRRGQFRCVAPSEGNRGPVRVKGDYRFAYEDGTPYMPFGTTCYHWTHAGDERLEEMTLRSLEASPFNKVRMCILPTRAMSPPAFAFAGTCPEDADTTRFNPAFFAHLERRIQDLMNLGVEADLVLFHPYDKGHWGFDDLGRETDRFYLRYVIARLASFRNVWWSLSNEYDFNKQKSVEDWDDLLRFVQRHDPYQHLRSIHNGTKMYESSWLYDFSKPWITHQSIQHWDASMTSRWLAEVKKPVVIDEMSYEGNSSRRWGNISGEEMTHRFWVTMCAGGYAGHGEAFVDRETRAWISAGGRLYGESVKRIAFMRAIFEEGPDDWIRSRQEGTYMLLYLGNRQHAYYEVDLPEHSTYRIDIIDTWNMTVSPAEGTFRGRSVIELPGTPYIALRIRKT; encoded by the coding sequence ATGTGCGCGGAGCGAATCGACGGCGAGACGGAGCGATGGGGCATATTCGAGCTTCGCCTGAGCGGTCCGGACGAAGGAAACCCGTTCCAGGACGTGCAGGTGTCGGCCCGGTTTCAATATAAAAACGTCGAAATCGAAACGGACGGTTTTTACGACGGCGACGGGACGTACAAAATTCGGTTCATGCCGGATCGGATCGGCGAATGGCGCTACGAAACCCGGAGCAATCGAAGCGAACTGGACGGTCGGAGGGGACAATTCCGATGCGTCGCTCCGTCGGAAGGCAATCGCGGCCCGGTGAGAGTGAAGGGAGATTACCGCTTCGCATACGAAGACGGAACGCCCTATATGCCGTTCGGCACGACCTGCTACCATTGGACGCACGCCGGCGACGAGCGGCTCGAAGAGATGACGCTGCGCAGCTTGGAGGCGTCTCCCTTCAACAAAGTGAGAATGTGTATCTTGCCTACCCGCGCGATGTCTCCTCCGGCGTTCGCCTTCGCGGGCACATGCCCGGAGGATGCGGATACGACAAGGTTTAATCCGGCGTTTTTCGCCCATTTGGAGCGCAGGATTCAAGATCTGATGAACCTCGGGGTCGAAGCGGACTTGGTGCTGTTCCACCCTTACGACAAAGGCCATTGGGGTTTTGACGACTTGGGACGCGAAACCGACCGTTTTTATTTGCGTTACGTGATCGCCCGTTTGGCCTCGTTCCGCAACGTCTGGTGGTCGTTGTCCAATGAATACGATTTCAATAAGCAGAAATCGGTAGAAGATTGGGACGATTTGCTTCGCTTCGTGCAGCGACACGACCCTTATCAGCATCTGCGATCGATCCATAACGGGACGAAAATGTACGAATCCTCGTGGCTTTACGATTTTTCCAAACCGTGGATCACGCACCAAAGCATACAGCATTGGGATGCGTCCATGACGTCCCGGTGGCTGGCGGAGGTCAAGAAGCCCGTCGTGATCGACGAAATGTCGTACGAAGGCAACAGCTCCCGCAGATGGGGGAACATTTCCGGCGAAGAGATGACGCATCGGTTTTGGGTGACGATGTGCGCCGGCGGCTATGCCGGCCACGGCGAGGCGTTCGTCGATCGGGAGACGAGAGCATGGATCAGCGCCGGAGGCAGGCTGTACGGGGAGAGCGTCAAACGGATCGCTTTCATGCGCGCCATCTTCGAGGAAGGTCCGGACGACTGGATCCGTTCGCGGCAGGAGGGCACCTACATGCTGCTATATCTCGGAAACCGCCAGCATGCTTATTACGAAGTCGACCTCCCCGAGCATTCGACGTACCGCATCGACATCATCGATACGTGGAACATGACGGTGTCGCCCGCCGAGGGAACGTTCCGGGGAAGAAGCGTCATCGAATTACCCGGTACGCCGTACATCGCTTTGCGCATTCGCAAGACGTAA
- a CDS encoding DUF5060 domain-containing protein — MHKPTQAERWGVFELALEGPPVGNPFVDVRLRARFAKDAKRYEVEGFYDGDSVYKLRFMPQEEGVYTYETISDVPELNGIAGEFVSTPPQPGNRGPVAVKDAGGFRYADGTRYIPFGTACDVWHLQSERQQAQTLDTLRTSPFNKLRMCVFPTSNAFDDAEPSLYPFAAKPGRGFDPTRFTPRYFSRLEKSIQDLSSLGIEAELVLFHPHDGGRWGFDRMSAEEDEHYVRYVVARFAAYRNVWWSLANDFGAMEGKTAEHWDALFRVVQECDHAGHLRSISSGESLYDYGKPWVTHASIQTEDVRAISKWVRHYGKPVIVDDCGCEGNLHTSWGSLTPEEMTLRVWEGVFRGGFVTHGETYLRPEEGLWRSHGGKLRGRSAARIAFLREVLEEAPDDIRYSGNRMDASTLEIAGEYYLQYLGPHRFLFREFSLPEGRYKVDVIDTWNMTVTDEMESAGGKLRIDLPAELYYALRIRKISATEETEE; from the coding sequence TTGCATAAGCCTACACAAGCGGAACGCTGGGGCGTGTTCGAACTGGCGCTGGAAGGGCCGCCGGTCGGGAACCCGTTCGTCGACGTGCGATTGCGCGCGCGATTCGCCAAAGACGCGAAGCGATACGAGGTCGAGGGGTTTTACGACGGAGATTCGGTCTACAAGCTCCGCTTTATGCCGCAAGAAGAAGGCGTTTACACGTATGAGACGATCAGCGACGTCCCGGAGCTGAACGGGATCGCAGGCGAATTTGTAAGTACGCCTCCCCAGCCCGGAAACCGAGGGCCCGTCGCGGTCAAAGACGCCGGCGGCTTCCGGTATGCCGACGGGACACGCTACATCCCCTTCGGCACCGCTTGCGATGTCTGGCATCTCCAAAGCGAACGGCAGCAGGCGCAAACGCTGGATACGTTGCGAACGTCGCCATTCAACAAACTGCGCATGTGCGTCTTCCCGACTTCCAACGCTTTCGACGACGCCGAGCCGAGCCTCTACCCGTTCGCCGCGAAGCCGGGGCGAGGGTTCGACCCGACGCGCTTTACCCCCCGATATTTCTCTCGCCTAGAGAAGAGCATTCAAGATTTGTCCTCTCTCGGCATCGAAGCGGAACTCGTTTTGTTTCACCCGCACGACGGAGGGCGCTGGGGGTTCGATCGGATGTCGGCCGAAGAGGACGAACATTATGTACGCTACGTCGTCGCGCGCTTCGCGGCGTACCGCAACGTGTGGTGGTCGCTGGCGAACGATTTCGGCGCTATGGAGGGCAAAACGGCCGAGCATTGGGATGCGCTGTTCCGCGTCGTGCAGGAATGCGATCACGCAGGGCACTTGCGCTCCATCTCCAGCGGCGAATCGCTGTACGATTACGGAAAACCTTGGGTGACGCACGCGAGCATCCAAACCGAAGACGTCAGGGCGATTTCGAAGTGGGTTCGGCATTACGGGAAGCCGGTCATCGTCGACGATTGCGGATGCGAAGGGAATCTCCACACCTCATGGGGCAGTCTTACCCCGGAGGAAATGACGCTCCGCGTATGGGAGGGGGTGTTTCGCGGCGGATTCGTCACTCACGGGGAAACGTATTTGCGCCCGGAGGAGGGGCTTTGGCGCTCGCACGGGGGAAAGCTTCGCGGACGAAGCGCCGCAAGAATCGCGTTTTTGCGAGAAGTGCTTGAAGAGGCGCCGGATGACATTCGTTACAGCGGCAACCGCATGGACGCCTCCACGCTCGAGATCGCGGGTGAATATTATTTGCAGTATTTAGGCCCGCACCGCTTCTTATTCCGCGAATTTTCGCTGCCGGAAGGACGCTACAAGGTCGATGTTATCGATACCTGGAACATGACCGTGACCGACGAGATGGAGTCGGCCGGCGGCAAACTTCGCATCGATCTGCCCGCGGAACTATATTACGCCTTGCGGATTCGGAAGATCTCCGCTACCGAAGAAACGGAGGAATGA
- a CDS encoding ABC transporter permease: MVMIIRKMIKNKWLELSLLFGLVLTVALTSSLPIYTNAILHRLLIKELQQLQISMNQYPGTYWLSANLTPEDSQGSDVTAADEYLREAGGKFGIPVQFFVRERVTDKYSFAPASAEQVDIDNMVWADLTAISDIERHVRLTDGRLPAKEAVDGVYEALVVPEALTEFNMVLGNEFTIRDDGVSETIRVRPVGVIEPNDRSDLFWYNHPGSYKSSFLLDFDLYTEEFVLGGKLPVKSGYWYFALDYSKMTLSSVGDFLRTDRSIGKFMNGTFEDTGSNVPALGTLGVYFEKEAKLRILLWSLHVPIMLMLAFYLYMVANLITERQKTEIAVLRSRGASRWQIIASYAAEGAILGAIAFAAGPYLGLLLTKLLGASSGFLEFVQRAKVEASVNREAFEYALAAVGFSLLMTLIPVFLATGVSIVGRKQQMARLQKLSFWHKYFIDVALIAVALYGLQNYQSRIRHMLSFGIRSAADIRIDPLLFLIPSFFILGAALFLLRWYPLLIRLVYRLGRRWWTPALSSSLVQIGRSSSQYQFIMVFMIVTIATGIFGASANRTINKNVEDKIYYDIGTDIRMQIYWQNDAPPLILSGSDDEGAGDSQAAPRRTQYSEPSFLPFTEIPGVRHAAKVFIKEDAAVFEGNSAKSEVQLMGIETYDFGHTAWMRSGLLEYPFNSYLNLMASEPSAVLISRSVAAELGLRPGDTLTLGWRGTDQADFIVFAIIDYWPSWNPLPNVPAGSERAETPKLIVGNLPYIQSQLALEPYEVWFRLQPEASSQEVYDAVAEKGYDVLSVQNARQERIQSINDPFILAINGVMTLDFLISICITFVGFLLYWVISLHARTLQFGIFRAMGISFSRLIAMLAGEQILISAASIAIGIYTGTIASRLFVPLFEMSFDAQSQILPFKVTFDPDDYMRLYMIVSAMVAIGLAILGYVVSRIKIHQAVKLGED, translated from the coding sequence GTGGTGATGATCATCCGCAAAATGATCAAAAACAAATGGCTCGAGCTCAGCCTCCTGTTCGGACTTGTCTTGACCGTCGCCTTGACGAGCAGCTTGCCGATTTATACGAACGCGATTTTGCACCGCTTGCTCATCAAGGAGCTTCAACAATTGCAAATTTCGATGAATCAATATCCCGGCACCTATTGGTTATCGGCCAACCTGACCCCCGAAGACTCGCAGGGGAGCGACGTGACGGCCGCCGACGAATATTTGCGCGAAGCGGGCGGCAAATTCGGCATCCCCGTGCAATTTTTCGTGCGGGAGCGCGTGACCGACAAATACAGCTTCGCGCCGGCCAGCGCGGAGCAGGTCGATATCGACAATATGGTGTGGGCCGATTTGACGGCGATCAGCGACATCGAGCGCCATGTCCGCCTTACGGACGGCCGTCTTCCCGCCAAAGAGGCGGTGGACGGCGTCTACGAGGCGCTCGTCGTACCCGAGGCGCTGACCGAGTTTAACATGGTGCTCGGCAACGAATTTACCATTCGGGACGACGGCGTGAGCGAGACGATCCGCGTCAGGCCTGTCGGGGTCATCGAACCGAACGACCGCTCGGATTTGTTCTGGTATAACCATCCGGGGAGCTACAAAAGCAGCTTCCTGCTTGATTTCGACCTGTATACCGAAGAGTTCGTTCTAGGCGGCAAGCTCCCGGTCAAGTCGGGCTACTGGTACTTCGCTCTCGATTATTCGAAAATGACGCTGTCGTCCGTCGGCGATTTTCTCAGGACGGACCGGTCGATCGGCAAATTCATGAACGGCACATTCGAAGATACCGGTTCGAACGTTCCGGCGCTGGGCACGCTCGGCGTTTATTTCGAAAAAGAGGCGAAGCTCCGCATCCTGCTGTGGTCGTTGCACGTGCCGATCATGCTGATGCTCGCCTTCTACCTATACATGGTAGCCAATTTAATTACGGAGCGGCAGAAAACGGAAATCGCCGTGCTGCGGAGCCGCGGGGCCAGCCGCTGGCAAATTATCGCGAGCTACGCGGCGGAGGGGGCGATTCTCGGCGCGATCGCTTTCGCCGCCGGTCCTTACTTAGGCTTGTTGTTGACCAAGCTGCTCGGGGCGTCGAGCGGGTTCCTCGAATTCGTGCAGCGCGCCAAGGTAGAGGCTTCCGTAAACCGGGAAGCGTTCGAATACGCGCTGGCCGCCGTCGGCTTTTCCCTGCTGATGACGTTAATCCCGGTGTTTCTTGCGACAGGGGTGTCGATCGTCGGAAGAAAGCAGCAGATGGCGAGGCTCCAAAAGCTGTCGTTCTGGCACAAGTATTTCATCGACGTCGCGCTCATCGCCGTCGCGCTGTACGGGTTGCAAAATTACCAATCCCGCATTCGGCATATGCTGTCGTTCGGCATCCGTTCCGCCGCCGATATCCGGATCGATCCGCTGTTATTTTTAATACCGTCGTTTTTCATTTTAGGCGCCGCCTTGTTCTTGCTCCGGTGGTATCCGCTGTTGATCCGCCTCGTGTATAGGCTGGGGAGGCGCTGGTGGACGCCGGCGTTGTCGTCGTCGTTGGTTCAAATCGGCCGGTCTTCCTCCCAGTACCAATTCATCATGGTGTTCATGATCGTGACGATCGCCACCGGCATCTTCGGAGCGAGCGCCAACCGGACGATCAACAAGAACGTGGAAGACAAAATTTATTACGATATCGGGACGGACATCCGGATGCAAATTTATTGGCAGAACGACGCGCCGCCGCTCATCCTGTCGGGTTCCGACGATGAGGGGGCGGGGGATTCTCAAGCGGCGCCGAGGAGGACGCAATATTCCGAGCCCTCGTTTCTGCCCTTCACGGAAATTCCCGGCGTCCGCCACGCCGCGAAGGTGTTCATCAAGGAAGACGCGGCCGTGTTCGAAGGGAATTCCGCCAAGAGCGAAGTTCAGTTGATGGGAATTGAAACGTACGACTTCGGCCATACGGCCTGGATGCGAAGCGGGCTGTTGGAGTACCCGTTTAACAGCTACTTGAATCTCATGGCTTCGGAACCGTCCGCCGTGTTGATTTCCCGATCGGTGGCCGCGGAGCTCGGACTCCGGCCCGGGGATACGCTCACCCTCGGCTGGCGCGGAACGGATCAAGCCGATTTCATCGTATTCGCGATCATCGATTATTGGCCGTCCTGGAACCCCCTGCCGAACGTTCCCGCCGGAAGCGAGCGGGCCGAAACGCCCAAGCTGATCGTCGGCAATTTGCCGTACATCCAGAGCCAGCTCGCTCTCGAGCCGTACGAGGTATGGTTCAGGCTGCAGCCGGAAGCAAGCAGCCAAGAAGTGTACGACGCGGTTGCCGAAAAAGGGTACGACGTGCTGTCGGTGCAGAACGCGCGGCAGGAGCGGATTCAATCGATCAACGACCCGTTCATTCTCGCGATCAACGGCGTGATGACGCTGGACTTTCTCATTTCGATTTGCATTACGTTCGTCGGATTTTTGCTGTATTGGGTCATTTCGCTGCATGCGCGTACGCTCCAATTCGGCATCTTCCGCGCGATGGGCATCTCGTTCTCGAGGCTTATCGCCATGCTTGCGGGCGAACAAATCTTGATCTCGGCGGCGTCGATCGCGATCGGCATCTACACCGGTACGATCGCCAGCCGGTTGTTCGTGCCCCTGTTCGAGATGTCGTTCGATGCGCAGTCGCAAATATTGCCGTTCAAGGTGACGTTCGACCCGGACGATTACATGCGTCTGTATATGATTGTGTCGGCCATGGTCGCGATCGGGCTGGCGATTCTCGGTTACGTCGTGTCCCGCATCAAAATCCATCAGGCCGTCAAGCTGGGGGAGGATTAA
- a CDS encoding carbohydrate ABC transporter permease, which yields MKLRTRQADLSGLMDRITRLRFAILGREADKGLLFKLFIYVILLDAAYIYLKPIFRMLSMMIQNGNDLLDPAVNWIPTAIYMGHLQEVWEWLEYPKAFGMSLLLAGSVALLQTFSCAIAGYAFARLKVPFKSFLFFCLLVSFIVPLQLTILPNLIFARVLGVLDTAIPIIVPAMFGLGLKGALFVIIYRQFFSTQPKELEEAAKIDGANVFKVFFKVMMPLAKPAILVVFLFSFVWTWNDFYLPSMYLSNVEVQPLSMGITKIASVMRAEAESGGPSIYTEPLSMATTFMMIVPPIVLYFFAQRWFVEGVERTGLVE from the coding sequence ATGAAACTGCGGACGCGGCAGGCGGACTTGTCCGGACTGATGGACCGGATCACGAGGCTGCGCTTCGCCATACTCGGCCGGGAGGCCGACAAAGGATTATTGTTCAAGCTCTTCATCTACGTCATTCTGCTCGATGCCGCCTACATTTATTTGAAACCGATCTTCCGCATGCTGTCCATGATGATTCAGAACGGCAACGATCTGCTCGATCCCGCCGTAAACTGGATCCCTACCGCCATCTATATGGGACACTTGCAAGAGGTATGGGAGTGGCTCGAATACCCGAAGGCGTTCGGCATGAGCCTGCTGCTCGCCGGGTCGGTCGCTTTGCTGCAGACGTTCTCGTGCGCGATCGCAGGCTACGCCTTCGCCCGGCTCAAGGTTCCGTTCAAATCGTTTTTGTTTTTCTGCTTGCTGGTGTCGTTTATCGTGCCGCTGCAGCTGACGATTTTGCCGAATCTGATTTTCGCGAGGGTGCTGGGCGTGCTCGACACGGCGATTCCGATCATCGTGCCGGCGATGTTCGGGCTGGGGTTGAAAGGCGCGCTGTTCGTCATCATTTACAGGCAGTTTTTCTCGACGCAGCCGAAAGAGCTGGAAGAAGCGGCGAAGATCGACGGCGCGAACGTATTCAAAGTGTTCTTTAAAGTGATGATGCCGCTGGCGAAGCCGGCGATCCTCGTGGTGTTCCTGTTTTCCTTCGTGTGGACGTGGAACGATTTTTACTTGCCGAGCATGTATTTGTCGAATGTGGAAGTGCAGCCGCTCTCCATGGGCATCACGAAAATCGCCTCGGTCATGCGCGCCGAAGCGGAATCGGGAGGACCGTCTATTTATACCGAACCGCTCAGCATGGCTACGACGTTCATGATGATCGTCCCGCCGATCGTCCTATACTTCTTCGCGCAGCGCTGGTTCGTCGAAGGCGTGGAACGGACTGGATTGGTCGAATAG
- a CDS encoding ABC transporter substrate-binding protein — protein sequence MMKKWFATTTALALILVGTAGCFGGGAAPTGTDATENNGDAETTEGGDAAAVNTTPDNVLFFYTAQNKIYEEEENFERLIGQYIRKKFPDIELKHVHWNDGTRYEDLIAKGTIPDIVLEQVRRNTTRMIVRFGMEYDMSDLIKKYNFDTSVLDQAMLENSKLASDGKLYSLPFENDEFVLVYNKDIFDKYGQDYPYVGMTYDEAYELAKTMTRQDGDVTYKGWQQHPSHYMMYNQLSEPALDPNEDKASLTTDTWVKIVDNMRRFYDIPGNQFTSTSEFPRGRMAVSVDTLENVTKWSREYPDLNFAFGAVPVFPEAPNSKYMPNLNGLFITKQSNKKDLAFQVISYLLSEEVQLARAKDALAGPLMNETVVQAFAQNVPELQGKDVHNIFALKPAVPKARKPGLTFVNPNVWGVFQTHIFEESKDTPTALRLIEEAMNKQIEETVQLKAAGGDWWKHQ from the coding sequence ATGATGAAAAAATGGTTTGCCACGACGACTGCGCTCGCACTTATACTTGTCGGGACCGCCGGCTGCTTCGGCGGGGGCGCTGCGCCGACCGGTACCGACGCGACCGAGAACAACGGCGATGCGGAAACGACGGAGGGCGGGGACGCCGCGGCGGTGAACACGACGCCGGATAACGTGCTGTTCTTCTACACGGCGCAAAATAAGATTTACGAGGAAGAAGAAAATTTCGAGCGGCTGATCGGCCAGTATATCCGTAAGAAGTTCCCGGATATCGAACTCAAGCACGTGCATTGGAACGACGGCACCCGCTACGAGGATTTGATCGCGAAAGGTACGATTCCCGATATCGTACTGGAACAGGTGCGCCGCAACACGACAAGGATGATCGTCAGATTCGGCATGGAGTACGACATGTCCGACCTCATCAAAAAGTATAACTTCGATACGAGCGTATTGGACCAGGCGATGCTGGAAAACTCGAAATTGGCTTCGGACGGAAAGCTGTACTCGCTGCCGTTCGAAAACGACGAATTCGTGCTCGTATACAACAAAGACATCTTTGACAAATACGGCCAAGATTACCCGTATGTCGGCATGACGTACGACGAAGCGTACGAACTGGCCAAAACGATGACGAGACAGGACGGCGACGTCACGTACAAAGGCTGGCAGCAGCACCCCAGCCATTACATGATGTACAATCAGCTCTCGGAACCGGCCCTCGATCCGAACGAAGACAAAGCTTCGCTGACGACCGACACCTGGGTGAAAATCGTGGATAACATGAGACGGTTCTACGATATTCCGGGTAACCAGTTCACGTCGACCTCGGAATTCCCGAGGGGGAGAATGGCCGTTTCGGTCGATACGTTGGAGAACGTAACGAAATGGTCCCGCGAGTATCCGGATTTGAACTTTGCGTTCGGGGCGGTGCCTGTGTTCCCGGAGGCGCCGAATTCCAAATACATGCCGAACCTGAACGGGCTGTTCATTACTAAACAATCGAACAAGAAGGATCTGGCGTTCCAGGTGATTTCCTACCTGCTTTCGGAAGAAGTGCAGCTGGCGAGGGCCAAGGACGCGCTCGCCGGTCCGTTGATGAACGAGACGGTCGTTCAAGCGTTCGCGCAGAACGTGCCGGAGCTGCAAGGGAAGGACGTTCATAACATCTTCGCTTTGAAGCCGGCGGTGCCGAAGGCGCGCAAGCCGGGCCTCACCTTCGTGAACCCGAACGTATGGGGCGTGTTCCAAACGCATATCTTCGAGGAATCGAAAGATACGCCGACGGCTCTTCGTTTGATCGAGGAAGCCATGAACAAACAGATCGAAGAGACGGTCCAGCTCAAAGCGGCCGGCGGCGATTGGTGGAAACATCAATAA